Sequence from the Halodesulfovibrio aestuarii DSM 17919 = ATCC 29578 genome:
GACCCGATGGAACTTGTTAAAACATTCGGCAGCCCGCTGTATGTCTACAACGAGAACGTATTGCGTACGCGTTGCCGTGAAGTTCAGGCGCTTTCTGACAATCCAGCCTTTACACCAAACTATTCCGCGAAAGCGAATACGAATATCCACCTCCTCAAGATTGTACAAGAGGAAGGTATGGTTGTGGACGCTATGTCCCCGGGTGAGATTGTCATGAACCTTGCCGCCGGATTCAAGCCGGAGCAGATTCTGTTCATTTCTAATAACGTCTCTGCTGAAGAACTCCAGTTCGCCATCGATCATGGCGTGTACGTGAGTGTGGATTCCCTCTCCCAACTGGATCTGTTCGGGCAACTGAATCCGGGTGGCAAGGTTGTTATCCGCTTTAACCCGGGCATTGGTGCAGGGCACCACGCTAAGGTTGTTACCGGTGGTAAACAAACCAAGTTCGGTGTTGATCCTGAAGAAGCAGATACTGTTCGTGCTACCTTGGCTCGTCACAACCTCACCTTGTGCGGTGTGAACATGCACATCGGTTCCCTCTTCATGGAGCCGGATGGATACCTTGAGGCAATGGGGGTATTACTCTCCATTGCGAAAGAATGGGTTACTGAAGATAACAAGCTTGAGATCATCGATTTCGGTGGCGGCTTTGGTATCCCGTATCACAAGTATGATGGTGAAGAACGCCTCGATCTTGCAAAGCTTGGCGAAGCCTTCCACGCTACAATCACAAAATTTGTTGAAGACACAGGCTACACAGGACGCTTTATGTGTGAGCCGGGTCGTTACATTGCAGCAGAATGCGGTGTCTTGCTTGGTAGTTGCTACAGCGTAAAGAACAACGGTGAAAAACGCTTCGCCGGTACCGATCTTGGCTTTAACCAGCTTATGCGTCCTGCCATGTACGATTCATTCCACGATGTGGAAATTTACCGCGAAGGTGGCAGTGAAGTTACTGAAACAATGGAACAGACCATTGTTGGTAACATTTGCGAATCCGGTGATATCATGGCTAAAGATCGTCAGCTTCCTGAAATTGCAGAGGGCGATGTTATAGCAATGCTCGACGCAGGTGCATACGGCTATGTAATGGCATCTCCGTATAACCAGCGTCCGCGCCCTGCAGAAGTTCTTATTCAGGAAAACGGTGAAGCACGTCTTATCCGTCGTCGTGAAACGTTGAACGATTTGCTGAACATGTATCCGGAAGCGGATGAACTGCTCAGTAAGTTCGGCGAGAAATAGATCTTGCTTAAGATGTTACTCCGCCAGTGTGCTGCGCATATTTTTTATGAACAGCGTTAGGTAATATACTTACGGAGTAACGAAGGTACGACATTGTTGGCAGGTTTGCTGTGCTCCATCCGACAAACCTAGCCAGCTATTCTTTCGAAGAGGTTGATTGCCTCTTCGGGAGGGTTTGAAAAGTCTTCAATATGCGGAATACAGCCGCATACAGAATAGTTTGAAAATGTGGAGATAGCCTCCATGTTTTCCTGCAGCATCACCTGTGGTGTACGGTGTTCCTTGTTATTCACAAACACTATCCCTGCCGGTTGAACGCCCCGGTGATGCAACGCCTCAATGGAAAGAAGCGTGTGGTTGATTGTACCAAGTCCGGCTCGTGCAACGAGTATGGGCTTGATCCCGAACCGCTCGACGGCCAGCTGCACCATGTCCGCCAACATGTGTGTACGGCTGAAAGGCACTAACAGTCCTCCTGCAGCTTCTACCACCAAGGTATTATTTTTACGCAAATATGCCAGTTTGTGTAAAAGGTCTTCCACTTCTACGCTGCTTTGTTCATCACGGGCAGCGTAGAATGGAGCCTTGGGATTGCGAAAGCAGGCTCCGGTTGCATCAGCAGCAGTTTGATGCACTTCGGGACAATATTTAAGAACGAAGCTGGCGTCCGCGCCGGCATCGTTCGGGCTAAGGCAGCCTGTTTGCACTGGTTTCCAATAGTAAGGCGCGTGCCCCGCCCTTATTAGAAACCGCATAAGCATCAGGGAAGCAACTGTCTTACCCACATCGGTATCTGTACCGACAACGAAAAATGACGGATTAGGTTCTGTCATACCACCCCCTAATACTGTTGACGAATGTGTGTACGTCCGCAGTACTGTGCAAGGCTGTCATACTTACTCGTATGACAGCTTTGTTCGTTGGTACGGTCGGATAACGTGATGCAAAAGCAAGCACACCATCTTTCCGCATTTTTTCCGCAAGTTCTGCGGCTTTCGTTTCATTACCAATCTCAATAGAAACAATATGCGCATCACCCTGAATGGTGAATCCGGCCTCCTGTATATCAGCACGCAAGAGTGCGCTGATATGTGCCAGATGTTCGCGTTCCGATTCCATTGTCGGCAGTTTTTTGAGTAACGCAGCAGCCGCTGCTGCGTGTGCTTCCGGCATCGCTGTTGAATAGATTACAGGCGATGAGAAGTTATGGAAAAATTCTTTAAATCCTCTCGGCATGAGTACGAAAGCACCGAACATCCCAAGTGCCTTGCCGAAGGTTCCCACGGCTATGTCTGTGCAGCCGTGACTGATACCTGTGCCGTTTGCACCCAGCGCCCCGAATGAGTGTG
This genomic interval carries:
- the lysA gene encoding diaminopimelate decarboxylase gives rise to the protein MSNVRSSYTDSVNFYGNTDPMELVKTFGSPLYVYNENVLRTRCREVQALSDNPAFTPNYSAKANTNIHLLKIVQEEGMVVDAMSPGEIVMNLAAGFKPEQILFISNNVSAEELQFAIDHGVYVSVDSLSQLDLFGQLNPGGKVVIRFNPGIGAGHHAKVVTGGKQTKFGVDPEEADTVRATLARHNLTLCGVNMHIGSLFMEPDGYLEAMGVLLSIAKEWVTEDNKLEIIDFGGGFGIPYHKYDGEERLDLAKLGEAFHATITKFVEDTGYTGRFMCEPGRYIAAECGVLLGSCYSVKNNGEKRFAGTDLGFNQLMRPAMYDSFHDVEIYREGGSEVTETMEQTIVGNICESGDIMAKDRQLPEIAEGDVIAMLDAGAYGYVMASPYNQRPRPAEVLIQENGEARLIRRRETLNDLLNMYPEADELLSKFGEK
- the bioD gene encoding dethiobiotin synthase — encoded protein: MTEPNPSFFVVGTDTDVGKTVASLMLMRFLIRAGHAPYYWKPVQTGCLSPNDAGADASFVLKYCPEVHQTAADATGACFRNPKAPFYAARDEQSSVEVEDLLHKLAYLRKNNTLVVEAAGGLLVPFSRTHMLADMVQLAVERFGIKPILVARAGLGTINHTLLSIEALHHRGVQPAGIVFVNNKEHRTPQVMLQENMEAISTFSNYSVCGCIPHIEDFSNPPEEAINLFERIAG